A single region of the Thermoanaerobacterium aotearoense genome encodes:
- a CDS encoding alanyl-tRNA editing protein, which translates to MDKLYYYDSYKSSFTAKVIDINVTDEYCEVMLDKTYFYPESGGQPADSGFIDGIKVENVFLKDDKVIHVLKTPPKNDLVSCEIDWKKRFDNMQQHSGQHLLSAVFYKLFNAETDSFSIGDDSSHITLTNSDLSEDNLKEVEIETNRLIYLNLPVVSYFVKNDDLGKLPLRKKPKVDENIRIVEIKDFDYSPCGGTHVKNLGEIGIVKIKKFERTKKGLRIEFVCGFRAIDDYFKKNNYINRLIALLSAKEEEVLEKIDKILDENKELKRELNRMRDNILQYEAEKLIAESINLKKFKMVAKTFDDKDMKELRALSQIITKEKGIICILGSVANCGNIVISRSDDVDIDINSFFKEVLDVIEGNGGGNQKTCQGSGKAEKVGLAIDKAINLISKS; encoded by the coding sequence ATGGATAAATTGTACTATTATGACAGCTATAAAAGCTCCTTTACTGCAAAAGTCATCGATATTAATGTTACTGATGAATACTGCGAAGTTATGCTTGATAAGACGTATTTCTATCCTGAAAGCGGTGGACAACCAGCAGATAGCGGATTTATCGACGGCATAAAGGTTGAAAATGTCTTTTTAAAAGATGATAAAGTCATCCATGTTTTGAAGACGCCTCCTAAAAATGATTTGGTAAGTTGTGAGATAGATTGGAAAAAGAGATTTGACAACATGCAACAGCACAGTGGTCAGCATCTTTTGTCGGCAGTATTTTATAAGCTATTTAATGCAGAAACAGATAGTTTTAGCATTGGAGATGATAGCTCGCATATTACATTGACAAATAGCGATTTAAGCGAAGATAACCTTAAAGAAGTCGAGATTGAAACAAATAGGCTTATATATTTAAATTTACCTGTTGTTTCATACTTTGTAAAAAACGATGATTTGGGGAAATTACCCTTGAGAAAAAAGCCTAAAGTTGACGAAAATATAAGAATAGTGGAGATTAAAGACTTTGACTATTCACCATGCGGTGGTACTCACGTGAAAAATTTAGGTGAAATAGGAATTGTAAAGATAAAAAAATTTGAAAGAACAAAAAAAGGCTTAAGGATAGAATTTGTCTGTGGATTTAGGGCAATTGATGATTATTTTAAGAAAAATAATTACATAAACAGACTAATAGCGCTGTTATCTGCAAAGGAAGAAGAAGTCTTAGAAAAGATCGATAAGATATTGGATGAAAATAAAGAACTAAAAAGGGAATTAAATAGAATGAGAGATAATATACTTCAATATGAGGCTGAAAAATTAATCGCAGAGTCAATAAATTTAAAAAAATTTAAGATGGTGGCAAAAACATTTGATGATAAAGATATGAAAGAATTGAGAGCTTTATCGCAGATAATCACGAAAGAGAAAGGGATCATTTGCATTTTAGGCAGCGTTGCGAATTGCGGCAATATAGTAATATCAAGATCGGATGATGTTGATATAGATATTAATTCGTTTTTTAAAGAGGTTTTGGACGTTATAGAAGGAAACGGTGGAGGTAATCAAAAAACATGCCAAGGAAGTGGCAAAGCGGAAAAAGTGGGCTTGGCTATAGACAAAGCAATTAACTTAATATCAAAAAGTTAA
- a CDS encoding ABC transporter ATP-binding protein: MDFAIEIKNLKKRFKDFEAVGGITFDVRKGEIFGLLGPNGAGKTTTIRMITTLMPPTSGKILVAGLDAKKYSATIRKYIGYVPQALSADSTLTGYENMLFVAKLLRLDKKEREERIDYILDILNLNDARNRLVKQYSGGMIRRLEIGQAIIHRPQVLILDEPTVGLDPVARQNVWNVIDTLRKETGLTILITTHYMEEAEAICGRIAIMNSGKIAALGTPDELKSKTGNPNATLDDVFTFFTGNQLESGGNYRETSQLRKRIQRFS, encoded by the coding sequence ATGGACTTTGCAATCGAAATAAAAAATTTAAAGAAAAGATTTAAAGATTTTGAAGCAGTAGGTGGGATCACGTTTGACGTCAGAAAAGGAGAAATATTCGGCTTATTAGGTCCTAATGGTGCAGGAAAAACTACTACCATAAGAATGATAACGACATTGATGCCACCTACTTCTGGCAAAATACTTGTTGCTGGTCTTGATGCCAAAAAATACAGTGCAACGATAAGAAAGTACATTGGATATGTGCCACAAGCTCTTTCTGCCGATTCCACCTTAACTGGATATGAAAATATGCTATTTGTCGCTAAGCTTTTAAGGCTTGACAAAAAAGAAAGGGAAGAAAGAATTGATTACATTCTTGATATTTTGAATTTGAATGATGCCAGAAACCGCTTAGTCAAACAGTATTCAGGTGGAATGATACGAAGGCTTGAAATAGGCCAAGCCATAATACACAGACCTCAAGTCTTAATACTTGATGAACCGACAGTTGGGCTTGATCCTGTGGCAAGGCAAAACGTTTGGAACGTAATAGATACTTTGCGGAAAGAAACAGGTCTTACAATTTTAATTACTACCCATTACATGGAAGAAGCAGAAGCCATATGCGGAAGGATAGCAATAATGAACAGCGGCAAAATTGCTGCCTTAGGAACTCCTGATGAATTAAAATCAAAAACCGGAAATCCAAACGCTACATTGGATGATGTATTTACATTTTTCACAGGAAATCAATTAGAGTCTGGAGGGAATTATCGTGAAACAAGTCAATTACGCAAAAGAATCCAAAGATTCAGTTAA
- a CDS encoding aspartyl-phosphate phosphatase Spo0E family protein, which produces MYNKISVLEEQISNLRDELDDLIKQEEVKYEMILDLSRKLDDLIVLYCTTKSKKYRTNGDIVQ; this is translated from the coding sequence ATGTACAATAAGATATCTGTATTGGAAGAACAGATTAGCAATTTACGAGATGAACTTGATGATTTGATAAAGCAAGAAGAAGTAAAATACGAGATGATTCTTGACTTAAGCCGCAAACTCGACGATCTAATCGTGCTATATTGTACGACGAAATCGAAAAAATATCGCACAAATGGTGATATTGTCCAATAA
- a CDS encoding calcium-translocating P-type ATPase, SERCA-type: protein MKESWIYDVEEVLNELNVDAKEGLSSKDAKERLEKYGANILSEKKKRTMLSMFLDQFKDYMVIILIIASIVSFFLGEITDAVIILFIILLNAFLGMIQENNAEKSLEALKKLSAPVSRLLRDGKVVEIESQHIVPGDVVFLEAGNFVPADGRIIESANLKIDESALTGESVPSEKTSGKLKDKNLNIGDRHNMAYMGTVVTYGRGSFVVTETGMSTEMGKIAKMLDDDEMTMTPLQIKLEQLGKYLGTGALIICGIIFGIGVMEKRPVFDMFMTSVSLAVAAIPEGLPAIVTITLALGVQKMIKRNAILRRLPAVETLGSANVICSDKTGTLTQNKMTVVKVFVDFKEIDLTEGYDSKAGFILEQSVLCTDAFIDESGKSFGDPTEVAIVSACEKYVSKKSELEKEFPRVAEIPFDSDRKMMTTIHKSNDKNYKVITKGAFDSVIERCRYILKDGKIVELSDDDKAKIKIENENMGKDALRVLAISFKDIDSVPERLESLEVEKDLVFVGLLGMIDPPRDEVRDSVRICKNAGIKPVMITGDHKITAVAIAKDLGILDEDDMSVDGRELETMTDDELYEKVKNISVYARVSPEHKMRIVKAWQKNNAVVAMTGDGVNDAPALKQADIGAAMGITGTDVAKDSADMVLTDDNFATIVAAVEEGRTIYENIKKSIHYLLSCNIGEILVLLVATLAGMPMPLKPIHILWVNLVTDSLPALALGLEPAEKDIMSKKPRPKDENIFSDGLMYRIPIEGIMIGLVSFIAFLIGLRENLTNARTMAFAVLTFSQLSQALNARSIKSVFKIGLFKNKYMVLALLVSIFLQLVVILTPLNTIFDIKNINIYDWDVVIALSLLPLAIMEIVKATFFKNR from the coding sequence ATGAAGGAAAGCTGGATTTATGATGTAGAAGAAGTTTTAAATGAATTAAATGTGGATGCTAAGGAGGGGCTTTCATCAAAAGATGCTAAAGAGAGGTTAGAAAAGTATGGCGCCAACATTTTAAGTGAAAAGAAAAAGCGAACTATGTTGTCTATGTTTTTGGATCAATTTAAAGATTACATGGTGATTATCTTGATAATTGCATCTATTGTTTCGTTTTTTCTGGGTGAAATTACAGATGCAGTAATAATTTTATTCATAATCTTGTTGAATGCTTTTTTAGGGATGATACAAGAAAATAACGCTGAGAAGTCTCTTGAAGCGCTTAAAAAATTGTCTGCGCCGGTGTCGCGCCTACTAAGAGATGGAAAAGTTGTGGAGATAGAGTCACAGCATATCGTTCCTGGTGATGTAGTGTTTTTAGAAGCAGGAAATTTTGTGCCTGCTGATGGAAGGATAATAGAGTCTGCAAATTTGAAGATAGATGAGTCAGCTCTCACAGGTGAATCTGTTCCGTCAGAAAAGACTTCTGGCAAGTTAAAAGACAAAAATCTCAATATCGGCGATAGACATAACATGGCGTACATGGGCACAGTTGTAACTTATGGGAGAGGATCGTTTGTAGTGACTGAGACAGGTATGAGCACAGAGATGGGGAAAATAGCGAAGATGTTAGACGATGATGAGATGACGATGACGCCTCTCCAGATAAAGTTAGAGCAACTTGGGAAGTATCTTGGCACAGGAGCACTTATCATTTGTGGCATAATATTTGGAATAGGTGTCATGGAAAAAAGGCCGGTATTTGACATGTTTATGACATCCGTAAGCCTTGCTGTTGCTGCGATTCCTGAAGGACTGCCAGCAATAGTCACTATCACTTTAGCATTAGGCGTACAGAAGATGATAAAGAGAAATGCTATATTAAGAAGGCTTCCAGCAGTGGAGACATTAGGCAGTGCAAATGTGATATGTTCTGATAAAACAGGCACTTTGACTCAAAACAAGATGACTGTAGTGAAAGTTTTTGTCGATTTTAAAGAGATAGACTTGACTGAAGGATATGACAGCAAGGCAGGGTTTATTTTGGAGCAGAGTGTACTTTGCACAGATGCGTTTATTGATGAGTCAGGTAAAAGCTTTGGAGATCCGACTGAAGTCGCTATAGTATCAGCGTGTGAAAAATATGTATCTAAAAAATCGGAGTTAGAAAAAGAATTTCCGCGAGTTGCCGAAATCCCATTTGATTCTGATCGAAAAATGATGACTACCATCCACAAATCAAATGATAAAAATTATAAGGTCATAACAAAAGGAGCATTTGATAGTGTCATCGAAAGGTGTAGATACATATTAAAAGATGGCAAAATAGTAGAATTGAGCGATGACGATAAGGCAAAAATTAAGATTGAAAATGAGAATATGGGGAAAGATGCTTTAAGAGTTTTGGCTATATCTTTTAAAGATATTGATAGTGTGCCAGAAAGATTAGAAAGCCTTGAGGTGGAGAAAGATCTTGTATTTGTTGGGCTTTTAGGAATGATAGATCCGCCGAGAGATGAAGTAAGAGATTCTGTTAGGATATGCAAAAATGCCGGTATAAAACCTGTCATGATAACAGGTGACCATAAGATTACTGCTGTAGCTATTGCAAAAGATTTAGGCATTTTGGATGAAGATGATATGTCTGTGGATGGCAGAGAGTTGGAAACAATGACAGATGATGAACTTTACGAAAAGGTAAAAAACATATCAGTGTATGCAAGAGTTTCTCCAGAGCATAAGATGAGGATAGTAAAAGCTTGGCAGAAAAACAATGCGGTGGTGGCTATGACTGGCGACGGTGTAAATGATGCACCAGCGCTAAAGCAGGCTGATATAGGTGCTGCAATGGGTATTACAGGCACAGATGTGGCAAAAGATTCTGCTGATATGGTGCTTACAGATGATAATTTTGCAACTATTGTGGCTGCTGTAGAAGAAGGAAGAACCATTTATGAAAACATAAAAAAATCTATACATTACCTTTTATCATGCAATATTGGCGAAATACTTGTCCTCTTGGTTGCAACATTAGCTGGTATGCCAATGCCTCTTAAGCCGATCCATATATTGTGGGTGAATTTAGTAACAGATAGCCTACCTGCTCTTGCTTTAGGTTTGGAACCTGCTGAAAAAGATATAATGTCTAAGAAACCAAGACCAAAAGATGAAAATATCTTTTCAGATGGCCTTATGTACAGAATACCAATCGAAGGCATCATGATAGGCTTAGTATCTTTTATAGCATTTCTGATTGGGCTTAGGGAAAATCTGACTAATGCAAGAACTATGGCATTTGCCGTTTTGACTTTTTCACAGCTTTCACAAGCGCTGAACGCAAGATCCATCAAATCAGTGTTTAAGATCGGCTTATTTAAAAATAAATACATGGTGCTTGCACTATTAGTTTCCATATTCCTTCAGCTTGTAGTCATACTGACTCCATTGAATACAATTTTTGACATAAAAAATATAAACATATACGATTGGGATGTAGTAATTGCACTATCACTTTTGCCTTTAGCAATTATGGAAATAGTAAAAGCGACATTTTTCAAAAATAGGTAA
- a CDS encoding ABC transporter permease, whose amino-acid sequence MKQVNYAKESKDSVKMNSPIKIVLDYILNSFTIAEIEIRKLKHDPTELLTRAVQPVLWLLIFGQAFSRIRAIPTGNVNYQTFMAPGILAQSMMFISIFYGLSIIWDKDQGILQKLIAMPVPRAAFVTGKAFGAGVRAISQVIIILFLAFLLRLDIKWSILNVIMSILTIVLGAAFFSSLSMALAAIVKSRERFMGIGQVITMPLFFASNAIYPIQIMPHWLQIVARINPLSYVVELLRGYLINGSVSQAGISWMILIAATVIIQIISAILYPHIVT is encoded by the coding sequence GTGAAACAAGTCAATTACGCAAAAGAATCCAAAGATTCAGTTAAGATGAATTCTCCTATAAAAATAGTTTTAGACTATATCTTAAATTCTTTTACAATCGCAGAAATAGAGATACGAAAACTGAAACATGATCCAACCGAACTACTTACAAGAGCAGTTCAACCAGTTTTATGGCTTCTTATCTTTGGTCAGGCATTTTCCAGGATACGAGCCATACCTACAGGAAATGTCAACTATCAGACATTTATGGCTCCAGGCATTTTAGCCCAATCAATGATGTTCATATCCATATTTTATGGTTTAAGCATAATTTGGGATAAAGATCAGGGAATACTTCAAAAGCTTATAGCAATGCCTGTTCCTCGAGCAGCTTTTGTCACAGGAAAAGCCTTTGGAGCAGGAGTCAGAGCAATAAGCCAAGTAATAATAATATTATTTTTGGCGTTTTTGCTAAGACTTGACATAAAGTGGAGCATTTTAAACGTAATAATGAGCATATTGACAATTGTGTTGGGTGCTGCATTTTTTTCTTCTTTATCAATGGCTTTAGCAGCCATAGTAAAAAGCAGAGAAAGATTTATGGGAATAGGACAGGTTATAACGATGCCATTGTTTTTTGCCAGCAATGCAATCTATCCAATACAAATAATGCCACATTGGCTTCAAATAGTAGCAAGAATCAATCCTTTAAGTTATGTTGTTGAACTTTTACGAGGATATCTAATAAATGGCAGTGTATCACAAGCAGGCATTTCATGGATGATACTTATAGCTGCCACTGTCATAATTCAGATAATATCAGCAATTTTATACCCTCACATAGTAACATAA
- a CDS encoding HAD family hydrolase: MIDTVMFDLDGTLLPVDTDKMIMEYFEAISNKISDYFDKYYFQKALYSASMDMINNLDPSKTNEEAFFDSFLKLVEYPKDKIMEIFTDFYENDYKHLGANVCKNEYAKACVELLVDKGYDVVLATNPIFPGIAIKERLRWAGIDHKYFSFVTSYERMHFCKPHIQYYKEIVEKLKKKPENCIMVGNDVDEDVIAGTIGFKTYLLDEFLINRTSKDISVFEHGNYKDLYEYIKRLPAI, encoded by the coding sequence ATGATTGATACAGTGATGTTTGACCTTGATGGCACTTTGCTCCCTGTTGATACAGACAAGATGATTATGGAATATTTTGAAGCTATTTCAAACAAAATCTCAGATTATTTCGATAAGTATTACTTTCAAAAGGCTCTTTATTCAGCCAGCATGGACATGATAAACAATTTGGATCCCAGTAAGACAAACGAGGAAGCCTTTTTCGATTCGTTTTTAAAATTAGTGGAATATCCAAAGGATAAGATCATGGAGATTTTTACTGATTTTTATGAAAATGACTATAAGCACCTTGGAGCTAATGTGTGTAAAAACGAGTATGCTAAGGCTTGTGTAGAATTGCTGGTTGATAAAGGATACGATGTTGTACTTGCTACAAATCCGATTTTTCCAGGTATAGCCATAAAAGAAAGATTGAGATGGGCTGGAATTGACCATAAATACTTTAGCTTTGTCACATCTTATGAGCGCATGCACTTTTGCAAGCCTCACATACAATATTATAAAGAAATCGTAGAAAAGCTTAAGAAAAAGCCTGAAAATTGCATCATGGTCGGCAATGATGTTGATGAAGATGTAATAGCTGGGACTATCGGCTTTAAGACATATCTATTGGATGAGTTTTTGATCAATAGAACATCAAAAGACATTTCAGTCTTTGAACATGGAAATTATAAAGATTTGTATGAGTATATTAAAAGATTACCTGCTATTTAG
- a CDS encoding ECF transporter S component codes for MKENSLKKLVYIALMTALIAVGTMVIQIPTPYTKGYINIGDSFIFLSATILGPFAGFVSGGIGSALSDLLSGYALWAPWTLVIKGLEGLIVAALLKKEDKNFIVQIAVFALAASWMVLGYYIGGAFMYGSKAALADVPGNILQGIGSVIIGSVLVASLSRVKYFKDIRRG; via the coding sequence GTGAAAGAGAATAGTTTGAAGAAACTTGTTTACATCGCACTTATGACGGCTCTTATTGCTGTTGGTACTATGGTAATACAAATTCCTACGCCATATACGAAAGGATATATAAATATAGGTGATTCTTTCATCTTTCTTTCGGCTACTATTTTGGGACCTTTTGCAGGCTTTGTGTCTGGAGGCATTGGTTCAGCATTATCTGATCTTCTTTCAGGATATGCTTTATGGGCTCCATGGACATTAGTCATAAAAGGGTTGGAAGGGCTTATTGTGGCTGCTTTATTGAAAAAGGAAGATAAAAATTTTATTGTTCAAATAGCTGTTTTTGCTTTAGCTGCATCATGGATGGTGCTTGGATATTATATTGGCGGTGCTTTTATGTACGGTTCAAAAGCTGCTCTTGCTGATGTGCCAGGAAATATACTTCAAGGAATAGGAAGTGTGATCATTGGTTCTGTGCTTGTGGCTTCGTTGTCAAGAGTTAAATACTTTAAAGATATAAGGCGAGGTTAG
- a CDS encoding MBL fold metallo-hydrolase: protein MIKVKLTILGSHGPYPGADGACSGYLVEDDDVNVLVDCGSGIIGRYQKYHDLKDLKYIILTHLHSDHMADMLVLRYALDIMMKKGYIDEPVNVYCPDEPSKVVEELKFNDVFKIKHIDEELKLNIGNFTITFKEMVHPVKTFAVKFDTCGKTFVFSSDTIYNDKLISFANNADLFLCDGNLLNGEKGPHLTARQAAEISKAAHCKKLVVTHLWPQHSIEEYEKEVSEVVNDASIAKPFEAYFV, encoded by the coding sequence ATGATTAAAGTGAAATTGACAATTCTTGGCTCACATGGGCCTTATCCAGGTGCAGATGGAGCTTGTTCAGGTTATTTGGTGGAAGACGATGATGTAAATGTACTTGTAGATTGTGGCAGCGGTATTATCGGCAGATACCAAAAGTATCATGATTTAAAAGACCTAAAGTACATAATACTCACACATTTGCATTCAGACCACATGGCAGATATGCTTGTCTTAAGGTATGCTTTGGACATAATGATGAAAAAGGGTTATATAGATGAACCTGTAAACGTGTATTGTCCAGACGAACCTTCTAAAGTCGTTGAAGAATTAAAATTTAATGACGTATTTAAAATTAAACATATAGATGAGGAGTTAAAGCTCAACATCGGTAACTTTACGATAACATTTAAAGAAATGGTTCATCCTGTTAAGACATTTGCTGTAAAATTTGATACGTGCGGTAAGACGTTTGTCTTTAGCAGTGATACGATTTACAATGATAAGCTTATTTCTTTTGCAAATAATGCTGACTTATTCTTGTGCGATGGCAATTTATTAAATGGCGAGAAAGGGCCCCATCTTACTGCAAGACAGGCAGCAGAAATTTCAAAGGCTGCTCATTGCAAAAAGCTTGTCGTTACACACCTTTGGCCGCAACACTCAATAGAAGAGTATGAAAAAGAAGTGTCAGAAGTGGTAAATGATGCAAGCATAGCTAAGCCGTTTGAAGCGTATTTTGTATAA
- a CDS encoding MarR family winged helix-turn-helix transcriptional regulator has product MDAEINLLEYLLREINHRMNLVTRNYLNNKEITMSRFWVLNKLSQDEAITMKQLQSQLLLSSSTLTGLIDNLVADDLVYRWRDDKDRRLVFLKLTEKGAVLLNEILEYRTKMLKKIVDMCGDSIDIDTLNKNLKTLLNASDDAVIF; this is encoded by the coding sequence ATGGATGCCGAAATAAATTTATTAGAGTATTTACTGCGAGAAATCAACCATAGAATGAATCTTGTGACCAGAAATTACTTAAACAATAAAGAAATTACCATGTCTCGATTTTGGGTCTTAAACAAATTAAGCCAAGATGAAGCAATAACTATGAAGCAGTTACAGTCACAACTTTTACTGTCTTCCAGCACACTGACAGGGCTAATCGACAATCTCGTTGCTGATGATTTGGTATATAGGTGGAGAGATGACAAGGACAGACGCCTTGTGTTTTTGAAGCTCACAGAAAAGGGGGCTGTGCTTCTAAACGAAATTTTAGAATATCGCACAAAGATGCTAAAAAAAATAGTGGATATGTGCGGTGACAGCATAGACATTGACACATTAAACAAAAATCTTAAAACGCTATTAAACGCATCGGATGATGCCGTAATATTTTAA
- a CDS encoding DNA internalization-related competence protein ComEC/Rec2, which yields MYVAVLLSVGIIISRFVEINVVFLLLAFLVVLLAGIYMYLFRKNAIYLLLLAVFVLGLTVGENALYSKGVYDDLNNRLVSLDGIVSNVVLKDGFAKYVLAPKNKDRILITQYGGTYPKEGDLTEVRGIIELPQGKRNPGGFDYRLYLKKSGITALMNVNGYSVKIIKSNADNYADKVIRRIRERITQIFFNSMPKNDADFVSSVILGQYNIEEDVLNSFKVTGLTHIIAVSGFNFGILTLFMMFVLNILHIRRYSPFVIVPLLLIYTVITGAPPSAVRAAIMACMALIATFIGRENNPINAISFAATMILFFNPLMLFDIGFQLSFVATLSILLLYKPIKGIVKIKSEKIKEVVSATLAAQIGTVPIIIYFFHNISIISLLPNILIVPIVSVAVVLGFLSAILGLIYMPFSIPLNLINIPVVEIVLYLTRIFSQIPHASISVSQPPVYMMLCYYAALILLSSNLSKKIKISAVSTMLFLLMAVFAINSLTPKNLEITFLDVGQGDSTFLRTPDGKNILIDGGGRPEYGNSSFDVGQDILMPFLLYKNATSLDAVFISHTDYDHVGGILSILNDVDVKRIFIGRQVADSENFKKLMAIASKRKIPVFQLSKGDWVEISGIKYDILSPDSYVIAENPINNNALVFKMVYKNVSILFTGDIEKEAENALLDDNISSDILKVPHHGSNTSSQKDFVDKVNPKISVIMVGKNNYGQPDGEVVKYLKSRSRLFRTDKDGAIIVETNGTFIHIKKMIED from the coding sequence TTGTACGTAGCAGTATTATTATCTGTAGGCATCATAATAAGCAGGTTTGTCGAGATAAATGTTGTGTTTTTGCTTTTAGCGTTTTTGGTTGTCCTGCTTGCCGGCATATACATGTATCTGTTCAGAAAAAATGCCATTTACTTATTGCTTCTGGCAGTATTTGTCTTGGGATTGACGGTGGGAGAAAATGCATTGTATTCAAAAGGTGTGTACGATGATTTAAACAACAGATTGGTTTCACTTGATGGCATTGTATCAAATGTCGTTTTAAAAGATGGATTTGCAAAGTACGTGCTGGCTCCTAAAAACAAAGACAGAATTTTGATAACGCAGTATGGTGGTACTTATCCTAAAGAAGGTGATTTGACCGAGGTAAGAGGAATAATAGAGCTGCCTCAAGGCAAAAGAAATCCTGGTGGATTTGATTATAGGCTTTATCTTAAAAAAAGCGGCATTACAGCTTTGATGAATGTAAATGGCTATTCTGTAAAAATCATAAAAAGCAATGCAGACAATTATGCGGATAAAGTCATTAGAAGGATAAGGGAGAGAATAACGCAGATTTTTTTCAATTCGATGCCTAAAAACGATGCTGATTTTGTCTCATCTGTCATACTGGGGCAATACAATATCGAAGAAGACGTACTTAATTCTTTTAAGGTTACAGGTCTTACACATATAATTGCAGTATCAGGATTTAACTTTGGAATATTGACTTTATTTATGATGTTCGTCTTAAATATTTTGCATATTAGAAGATATTCTCCATTTGTGATAGTTCCACTGCTTTTAATATACACTGTTATAACAGGTGCACCACCATCAGCCGTAAGAGCCGCCATAATGGCTTGTATGGCTTTAATTGCTACATTTATCGGGAGAGAAAATAATCCAATTAATGCCATATCTTTTGCGGCAACTATGATACTATTTTTCAATCCATTGATGTTATTTGACATAGGGTTTCAGCTATCATTTGTAGCGACATTGTCTATTTTGCTTTTGTATAAGCCAATAAAAGGTATAGTAAAGATAAAAAGTGAAAAAATCAAAGAAGTAGTTTCTGCTACTTTAGCTGCACAAATTGGCACGGTTCCTATTATAATATACTTTTTTCACAACATTTCGATTATTTCACTATTGCCGAATATATTGATTGTGCCGATTGTAAGCGTTGCTGTAGTGTTGGGATTTTTGTCCGCAATTTTAGGTCTTATATATATGCCTTTTTCTATCCCTTTAAACCTTATAAATATACCGGTAGTAGAGATTGTCTTGTATCTTACAAGGATTTTCTCCCAGATACCGCATGCATCTATAAGCGTATCGCAGCCTCCAGTTTACATGATGTTATGCTATTATGCAGCACTTATTTTATTGTCCAGCAATCTCAGCAAAAAAATTAAAATTAGTGCCGTTTCAACAATGCTGTTTCTCTTGATGGCAGTGTTTGCTATAAATTCATTGACACCTAAAAATCTTGAAATAACTTTTCTCGATGTAGGACAAGGTGACAGTACTTTTTTAAGGACTCCGGATGGCAAAAACATACTGATAGATGGCGGAGGAAGGCCTGAATATGGCAATTCTTCCTTTGATGTTGGACAAGATATTTTGATGCCATTTTTGCTTTATAAAAATGCCACATCGTTAGATGCGGTGTTTATATCTCATACAGATTATGATCATGTAGGCGGCATATTGTCCATTTTAAACGATGTAGATGTGAAAAGGATATTTATTGGCAGACAGGTGGCGGATAGCGAAAATTTTAAAAAATTAATGGCTATCGCCAGCAAGAGGAAAATACCAGTTTTTCAATTGTCAAAAGGTGACTGGGTTGAGATATCTGGAATAAAATATGATATTTTGAGCCCCGACTCTTACGTGATTGCTGAGAACCCCATAAATAATAATGCGCTGGTTTTTAAAATGGTGTATAAAAATGTAAGCATCTTATTCACTGGAGATATAGAGAAAGAAGCGGAAAATGCGCTATTAGATGATAATATATCGTCAGATATATTGAAAGTTCCACATCATGGATCTAATACGTCATCGCAAAAAGATTTTGTGGACAAGGTAAATCCTAAAATCAGCGTGATAATGGTAGGTAAAAATAATTATGGACAGCCAGATGGAGAAGTAGTAAAATATTTAAAAAGCAGATCGCGACTTTTCAGGACAGATAAAGATGGTGCTATCATCGTTGAAACGAATGGCACATTTATACATATCAAAAAAATGATCGAGGATTGA